One window of Nymphaea colorata isolate Beijing-Zhang1983 chromosome 1, ASM883128v2, whole genome shotgun sequence genomic DNA carries:
- the LOC126410236 gene encoding uncharacterized protein LOC126410236, with amino-acid sequence MYEGGRSGITGRKRRGTTDVRARRGMRPPSGRVPTGRSSVGSIKSFFPSYTSPGGQPQIRAAMTSKDMLYHAQKQVGKWFYDACIPFNAANSFQFQAMADAIASIGPGFKMPSYHQLRGKILQDTVKEVSEHCDELKLCWKETGCSIMSDGWTDTRSRTLVNFLVYCPKGTMFLKSLDLSDVPKTAEILFNVFDNVVQEVGPANIVQFITDNAANYRAAGDLLFQKYRTFYWSPCATHCVNLMLQDLNEMHDMKSAIDQCQEVTKFIYNHAYVLSLMRKFTKGVELIRPAQTRFATNVLTVQSVVKQRTPLRQMFASEEWAAYPHAHKRNASLVVDIIFNNVFWESCVKLLKVCVPLVKVLRLADSEDRPSIGYLYEAMDKAKEAIRDNLKEKKKLYMPIWKIIDKRWTGQLHQPLHAAAYYLNPAIRFSPTFKKDREVMHGLLDCINVLVEDSTEQDAVHNELDLYDSCFRNMGLPAAVRARTTMRPDLWWNRYGFDCPNLARFAVKVLSQTCSASGCERNWSVFQHIHSKKRNRLEHKRLNDLVFVRYNMRLKQRELEKSLARKHTSQFDPISLENFDDLEPWIEEEPTTIFDDEDLECFNLEVEATEGFVDEGESATAGAGAEYVGEDLPILDDEEEEEDEDEDDEDYE; translated from the exons atgtatgaaggaggtcgatctggcataacgggaaggaagaggagaggcacaacagatgttagggccaggcgtggtatgcgaccacctagtggtagagttcctactggtaggtctagtgttggctctattaagagttttttcccttcatataccagcccaggtggtcagccgcagattcgtgctgctatgacatctaaagatatgctatatcatgcacaaaagcaggtagggaaatggttttatgatgcctGTATTCCATtcaatgcagctaattcttttcaattccaagccatggcagatgcaattgcttctataggccccggattcaaaatgccatcatatcatcagttgagaggcaaaattcttcaggatacagtcaaagaagtgtctgagcattgcgatgagttgaaattatgttggaaggaaacaggttgctccattatgtcagatggttggactgatacaaggtcaagaacacttgtaaattttcttgtgtattgccctaaaggtacaatgttcttgaaatctcttgacttgtctgatgttcctaagactgctgagattttattcaatgtttttgataatgttgtacaagaagttggacctgcaaacattgtacagtttattacagataatgctgcaaattatagagctgcaggagatttgttatttcaaaagtatagaacattttattggagtccatgtgccactcattgtgttaatctaatgcttcaagatcttaatgagatgcatgatatgaaatcagccattgaccaatgtcaagaggtaacaaaatttatctataatcatgcatatgtattgagtttgatgagaaaatttacaaaaggagttgaattaatacgacctgcacaaactagatttgccacaaatgtattgactgtgcagagtgtggtgaaacaaagaactcctttgagacagatgtttgctagtgaagaatgggctgcatatccacatgctcataaaagaaatgcttctttagttgtggatattatattcaataacgtattttgggaatcatgtgtgaagctattgaaggtttgtgttccattagttaaggtTCTCAGGTTGGCTGACAGCGAGGACAGACCTTctatagggtacttatatgaggctatggacaaagcaaaagaggcaattcgagacaacttaaaggaaaagaaaaagttatatatgcccatatggaagattatagataaaaggtggactggacagcttcatcaacctcttcatgcagcagcttattatctaaatcctgcaattagattttctcctacatttaagaaggacagagaagtcatgcatggtttgttagattgtattaatgtgttagtggaagattctacagaacaagatgctgtgcacaatgagttggatctatatgatagttgttttcggaacatgggactacctgccgccgttcgagccaggacaacgatgcgtccag atttgtggtggaataggtatgggtttgattgtccaaacctagcacgttttgcagtcaaagtcctcagccagacatgcagtgctagtggatgcgaaaggaactggagtgtgttccaacatatccatagcaaaaaaaggaataggctcgaacataaaaggttgaatgaccttgtctttgttcgatataatatgaggttgaaacaaag agaattagaaaaatcattagcaaggaagcacacatctcagttcgatcctatcagcttggaaaattttgacgatctagagccatggattgaagaagaaccaactacaatatttgatgatgaagatcttgaatgcttcaaccttgaagttgaagcaacagaaggctttgttgatgaaggagagtctgctactgctggtgctggtgctgaatatgttggtgaagatcttccaattcttgacgatgaagaagaagaagaagatgaagatgaagatgatgaagattatgaatga